In a single window of the Centroberyx gerrardi isolate f3 chromosome 17, fCenGer3.hap1.cur.20231027, whole genome shotgun sequence genome:
- the LOC139913303 gene encoding uncharacterized protein C14orf132: MDLSFMAAQIPVMTGAFMDSSPNDDYSGDHSLFNSSASVHAAASAASVQGQQDEPQSMSSDAIWLWIAIVATIGNIVVVGVVYAFTF, translated from the coding sequence ATCCCCGTCATGACGGGGGCCTTCATGGACTCCTCGCCCAACGATGACTACAGCGGCGACCACTCGCTCTTCAACTCCTCGGCCAGCGTCCACGCCGCCGCCTCCGCCGCCTCGGTGCAGGGCCAGCAGGACGAGCCCCAGTCCATGTCCAGCGATGCCATCTGGCTCTGGATTGCCATCGTTGCCACCATTGGAAACATTGTGGTGGTGGGCGTCGTCTACGCCTTCACCTTCTGA
- the LOC144542555 gene encoding uncharacterized protein LOC144542555 has translation MPSGPRHGTSSPPPPTPSASSWATPDATHPIQPPLSPVAPPPSPPGTATLAQSHPTPAPHPLSRPLVPNTQNPPPPPPTNPYLTHPPVASGQITADLAHLLAEINFARNTGKVRRNTTKARILTAQETSDAIEEAEDRAARREAQALARRDREQQRAEDTSPAATSSTLPGGSRPSRRMSLGAAPATSSGLPIAGPSTPLAPSCASHGPRLPAPSGTPSPTSLSAQDHQHHPPSSGGQADEPSTSGCGLRGSRISSSPSQTSNQACVTLSSSSSSSAGPTTSAGHTAGKRRQEPTVWRCGRCRKPDPPESSEGLVSWVQCDNCHKWFHIICGSWSWTTMIMTFGVIGV, from the exons ATGCCGTCCGGGCCGCGGCATGGGACCtcctcaccacctccaccaACCCCATCAGCATCGTCCTGGGCCACGCCTGATGCTACCCACCCCATCCAACCTCCCCTATCTCCAGTTGCCCCACCCCCGAGCCCACCTGGCACAGCAACCCTGGCCCAGAGTCACCCTACCCCTGCCCCCCATCCCCTGAGCCGACCCCTTGTCCCCAATACCCAGAatccacctccccctccacctaCCAATCCTTACCTCACCCATCCCCCGGTAGCATCAGGCCAGATAACAGCTGACCTGGCCCACCTCCTGGCCGAGATCAACTTCGCCCGCAACACCGGCAAGGTCAGGAGGAACACCACCAAGGCCCGGATCCTAACAGCTCAGGAGACGTCCGATGCCATCGAGGAGGCGGAGGACCGTGCTGCAAGGCGGGAGGCCCAAGCTCTGgccagaagagacagagagcagcagcggGCCGAAGACACCAGCCCGGCAGCCACTTCCTCTACCCTGCCTGGCGGCTCCCGCCCCAGCCGCAGAATGTCTCTTGGGGCTGCTCCAGCCACCAGCTCCGGCCTTCCCATCGCCGGTCCCTCAACACCCTTGGCCCCCTCTTGTGCCTCCCATGGTCCCCGGCTGCCTGCCCCCAGCGGCACACCATCCCCAACGAGCCTGTCTGCTCAGGACCATCAGCACCATCCCCCATCTTCTGGTGGACAAGCGGACG AGCCTTCAACATCAGGATGTGGCCTCCGGGGGTCCCgaatttcttcctctccctcccaaa CCTCCAACCAGGCTTGTGTTACCTTGTCGTCCAGCTCCTCCTCGTCTGCTGGCCCCACGACATCCGCCG GTCACACCGCTGGGAAAAGAAGACAGGAGCCGACAGTTTGGCGGTGTGGCCGGTGCAGGAAACCTGACCCTCCGGAAAGTTCGGAGGGATTGGTGTCGTGGGTCCAGTGTGACAACTGCCACAAATGGTTTCACATCATTTGTGGCAGTTGGAGCTGGACGACGATGATCATGACTTTTGGTGTTATTGGTGTTtag
- the LOC139913294 gene encoding B2 bradykinin receptor-like: MTLQPTSFPVDFTTTAIHGDQNNTNGSECPHAWDWFKTVQPVYILSISVLGILGNVFVLLVFCLHKKACTVAEIYLGNLAAADLVLVSCLPFWAANVANNFNWPFGVFMCRLVNLGIKMNVYCSIYFLVLVSIDRYVALVHTMSHGRMRRPKYAKLACLLVWGFGLLLGVPTFIFRDIKYFPPCKFNVCQLNYPSTTIKLVCDGMLTFFSFIIPISIISYCTVKIIQALRKQAVERFNAKNSERKATLLVLAVLLAFLICWVPFHLVAILDVLLRAGFLKGSNIITALDICKQIFTYLAFFNSVLNPILYVIVGKNFRKKVRELFEQLVMRRKMPEFTRSQRSSTLKTSALTKHLDDCAGH; the protein is encoded by the exons ATGACTCTTCAGCCAACAAG cttcccagtcgacttcaccaccacagcTATACATGGAgaccaaaacaacaccaatGGCAGTGAGTGTCCTCACGCCTGGGACTGGTTCAAGACCGTGCAACCTGTGTACATCCTATCCATTAGTGTGCTtggaattctgggaaatgtgttTGTCCTGTTGGTTTTCTGCCTCCACAAGAAGGCCTGCACAGTGGCTGAGATCTACTTGGGCAACCTGGCTGCTGCTGACCTTGTCCTGGTGTCCTGCTTGCCCTTCTGGGCTGCCAATGTAGCCAACAATTTCAACTGGCCCTTTGGTGTATTCATGTGCCGACTGGTCAACTTGGGTATCAAGATGAACGTATACTGCAGCATCTACTTCCTGGTTCTGGTTAGCATAGATCGTTATGTGGCGTTGGTGCACACGATGTCCCATGGGAGAATGCGTAGGCCAAAGTATGCCAAATTGGCCTGTCTGCTGGTGTGGGGCTTTGGCCTGCTTCTGGGTGTTCCCACATTCATCTTCAGGGACATAAAGTACTTCCCTCCGTGCAAATTTAATGTTTGTCAACTTAACTACCCATCAACGACCATCAAGCTGGTCTGTGATGGGATGTTGACCTTTTTCAGCTTCATCATCCCCATTTCCATCATTTCCTACTGCACCGTCAAGATTATTCAGGCTCTTAGGAAGCAGGCAGTGGAGAGGTTCAATGCCAAGAACTCGGAGAGGAAGGCCACCCTTCTGGTGCTGGCGGTGCTCCTGGCCTTCCTGATCTGCTGGGTGCCGTTTCACCTGGTCGCCATCCTGGATGTGCTCCTGAGAGCTGGTTTCCTAAAAGGGTCCAACATCATCACGGCCCTGGACATCTGCAAACAGATCTTCACCTACCTAGCCTTCTTCAACAGTGTACTCAACCCCATCCTCTACGTGATTGTCGGGAAGAACTTCCGGAAAAAAGTTAGGGAACTGTTTGAGCAGTTGGTCATGAGGAGAAAGATGCCTGAGTTCACACGCTCACAACGGTCCTCTACACTCAAGACCTCGGCATTAACAAAGCATTTAGATGACTGTGCTGGACACTAA
- the LOC139913287 gene encoding B2 bradykinin receptor-like: MTLQPTSFPVDFTTTAIHGDQNNTNGSECPHTWDWFKTVQPVYILSISVLGILGNVFVLLVFCLHKKACTVAEIYLGNLAAADLVLVSCLPFWAANVTNNFNWPFGVFMCRLVNLGITMNMYCSIYFLVLVSIDRYVALVHTMSHGRMRRPKYAKLACLLVWGFGLLLGVPTFIFRAVKYFPRCKFNVCQLDYPSTTIKLVCDGMLTFFSFIIPISIISYCTAKIIQAFRKQAVERFNVQHTEMKATLLVLAVLLAFLICWVPFHLVTILDVLLRAGFLKVSGIITALDICKRIFTYLAFFNSVLNPILYVIVGKNFRKKVRELFEQLPICSQRSFTLQTLAFTQCI, from the exons ATGACTCTTCAGCCAACAAG cttcccagtcgacttcaccaccacagcTATACATGGAgaccaaaacaacaccaatGGCAGTGAGTGTCCTCACACCTGGGACTGGTTCAAGACCGTGCAACCTGTGTACATCCTATCCATTAGTGTGCTtggaattctgggaaatgtgttTGTCCTGTTGGTTTTCTGCCTCCACAAGAAGGCCTGCACAGTGGCTGAGATCTACTTGGGCAACCTGGCTGCTGCTGACCTTGTCCTGGTGTCCTGCTTGCCCTTCTGGGCTGCCAATGTAACCAACAATTTCAACTGGCCCTTTGGTGTATTCATGTGCCGACTGGTCAACTTGGGTATCACGATGAACATGTACTGCAGCATCTACTTCCTGGTTCTGGTTAGCATAGATCGTTATGTGGCGTTGGTGCACACGATGTCCCATGGGAGAATGCGTAGGCCAAAGTATGCCAAACTGGCCTGTTTGCTGGTGTGGGGCTTTGGCCTGCTTCTGGGTGTTCCCACATTCATCTTCAGGGCCGTAAAGTACTTCCCTCGGTGCAAATTTAATGTTTGTCAACTTGACTACCCATCAACGACCATCAAGCTAGTCTGTGATGGGATGTTGACCTTTTTCAGCTTCATCATCCCCATTTCCATCATTTCCTACTGCACCGCCAAGATTATTCAGGCTTTTAGGAAGCAGGCAGTGGAGAGGTTCAATGTCCAGCACACGGAGATGAAGGCCACCCTTCTGGTGCTGGCGGTGCTCCTGGCCTTCCTGATCTGCTGGGTGCCCTTCCACCTGGTCACCATCCTGGATGTGCTCCTGAGAGCTGGTTTCCTAAAAGTGTCCGGCATCATCACGGCCCTGGACATCTGCAAACGGATCTTCACCTACCTAGCCTTCTTCAACAGTGTACTCAACCCCATCCTCTACGTGATTGTCGGGAAGAACTTCCGGAAAAAAGTTAGGGAACTGTTTGAACAGTTGCCCATATGCTCACAACGGTCTTTTACACTTCAGACCTTGGCATTTACACAATGCATTTAG